From a region of the Triticum aestivum cultivar Chinese Spring chromosome 7D, IWGSC CS RefSeq v2.1, whole genome shotgun sequence genome:
- the LOC123168365 gene encoding auxin-induced protein 15A-like — protein MGGKLLQLMSRLHLAKGGGGGGKGGGAVPRGHFAVYVGEARARFVIPTAYLRHPSFVALLESAEEEFGFDHHGGGIIIPCSESDFVELVGSLSSSSPSSSWRH, from the coding sequence ATGGGTGGGAAGCTGCTGCAGCTGATGTCGAGGCTCCACCTGgccaagggcggcggcggcggcgggaagggcggcggcgcggtgccgAGGGGCCACTTCGCGGTgtacgtcggcgaggcgagggcgcGGTTCGTGATCCCGACGGCGTACCTCAGGCACCCGTCGTTCGTTGCGCTGCTGGAGAGCGCCGAGGAGGAGTTTGGCTTCGACCACCACGGCGGCGGGATTATCATACCGTGCTCTGAGAGCGACTTCGTTGAGCTCGTCGGCAGCCTGAgctcctcgtcgccgtcatcgTCGTGGCGGCACTGA
- the LOC123167946 gene encoding probable adenylate kinase 7, mitochondrial produces MAGLLRLAGAARSFSRALAPAAPHHRRLAASAAALAEDDACWTEWEEEEEEARRQRARASAPAEESCPADGGPRGVQWVVMGRPGPQKHAHAARLAEVLAVPYISMGTLVRQELSPTSSLYKKIANSVNEGKLVPEDIIFGLLTKRLEEGYYKGENGFILDGIPRTRMQAEILDEIVDIDLVLNFKCADNCFMKKRSGGDICSHCGQHFGVSSPVSRERNLSLGSSTWPAQAQHASVIGLENPRMEKMRAYAEQTKQLEDYYKKHRKLMELKTSARPGETWQGLVAALHLQHLDPSPTPHKLTV; encoded by the exons ATGGCCGGCCTCCTGCGGCTCGCCGGCGCCGCCAGATCCTTCTCCCGCGCGCTGGCCCCGGCCGCGCCGCACCACCGCAGGCTCGCGGCATCGGCGGCCGCCCTGGCGGAGGACGATGCGTGCTGGAccgagtgggaggaggaggaggaggaggcgcggcggcagcGCGCCCGCGCATCGGCGCCCGCCGAGGAGTCTTGCCCGGCGGACGGCGGTCCCAGGGGCGTGCAGTGGGTGGTGATGGGCCGCCCCGGCCCGCAGAAGCACGCCCACGCCGCGCGCCTCGCCGAGGTCCTCGCCGTGCCGTACATCTCCATGGGCACGCTCGTCAGGCAGGAGCTCAGCCCCACATCCTCGCTCTACAAGAAG ATTGCTAATTCGGTGAATGAAGGGAAGCTTGTGCCAGAGGATATCATATTTGGGTTGCTGACTAAGCGTCTCGAGGAGGGATACTACAAGGGTGAAAATGGATTTATCCTTGACGGAATCCCACGTACCCGTATGCAAGCT GAGATTCTTGATGAGATCGTTGACATCGACTTGGTTCTGAACTTCAAATGTGCTGATAACTGTTTCATGAAGAAGCGATCTGGAGGCGACATATGTTCCCACTGTGGGCAGCATTTTGGTGTCAGCAGTCCGGTGTCTAGGGAGCGTAATCTCTCCCTTGGAAGCTCTACATGGCCTGCTCAGGCACAACATGCTTCTGTTATAGGCCTGGAAAACCCAAGGATGGAGAAGATGCGTGCTTATGCTGAGCAG ACCAAGCAGCTGGAAGATTACTACAAGAAGCACAGGAAACTTATGGAGTTGAAGACATCCGCTCGCCCTGGTGAAACCTGGCAGGGGCTCGTAGCTGCCCTTCACCTCCAGCATCTAGACCCATCCCCAACACCACACAAACTCACCGTGTAA